A region of Cellulophaga sp. RHA19 DNA encodes the following proteins:
- the coaE gene encoding dephospho-CoA kinase (Dephospho-CoA kinase (CoaE) performs the final step in coenzyme A biosynthesis.) has protein sequence MKIVGLTGGIGSGKSTAAKMFADLGVPVYNSDLEAKQLMHTSVSVKEQIASLLGKDAYVNNVLNREYIAEKVFADASLLEQLNNIVHPAVREHFLEWTKKQDAPYVIQESAIIFENKNQDFYDYIILVTAPLEVRINRILKRDNTTREKILSRMNNQWTDEKKEKMSDFKLINEDIVNLELKINEIHSILRSLS, from the coding sequence ATGAAAATAGTAGGTTTAACAGGAGGTATAGGTAGTGGAAAAAGTACAGCAGCAAAAATGTTTGCAGATTTAGGTGTTCCTGTTTATAATTCGGACCTAGAAGCTAAACAGTTAATGCATACTTCTGTTAGTGTTAAAGAGCAAATAGCAAGCCTATTAGGTAAAGATGCTTATGTAAACAATGTTTTAAATAGAGAATATATAGCAGAAAAGGTATTTGCGGATGCTAGTTTGTTAGAGCAACTAAATAATATTGTACACCCAGCTGTAAGAGAGCACTTTTTAGAGTGGACTAAAAAACAAGACGCACCCTATGTTATACAGGAAAGCGCAATTATTTTTGAAAATAAAAACCAAGATTTCTACGATTACATAATTTTGGTTACAGCACCTTTGGAAGTCAGAATTAATAGGATTTTAAAAAGGGATAATACTACACGAGAAAAAATTCTTTCTAGAATGAACAATCAATGGACAGATGAAAAGAAAGAAAAAATGTCTGATTTTAAGTTAATAAATGAAGATATTGTAAATTTAGAGTTAAAAATAAATGAAATTCACTCTATATTAAGGAGCTTGTCTTAA